In Pedobacter sp. SL55, the following proteins share a genomic window:
- a CDS encoding NUDIX domain-containing protein gives MSYFNVRVYGLLINEDSEVLLSDEFAVERYFTKFPGGGVEFGEGLIDALKREFIEECNAEIEVLRHFYTTDFYEKSSFNDSQVLSIYYLVKPVKPLQLNFKCKVFDFDEGTSQCFRWKKITELTEDDVTFRTDKITVRLLKDEFKK, from the coding sequence ATGAGTTATTTTAACGTGAGAGTTTACGGTTTGTTGATAAATGAAGATAGCGAGGTTTTACTTAGCGATGAGTTTGCTGTAGAAAGATATTTTACCAAATTTCCTGGTGGTGGTGTAGAGTTTGGCGAAGGTTTGATTGATGCATTAAAAAGAGAATTTATAGAAGAATGTAATGCGGAGATTGAGGTGCTTAGGCATTTTTACACCACAGATTTTTACGAAAAATCTTCTTTTAATGACAGCCAGGTGCTGAGTATTTATTATTTGGTTAAACCAGTTAAGCCTTTGCAGCTTAATTTTAAATGCAAGGTTTTTGATTTTGATGAAGGAACGAGCCAGTGTTTTAGATGGAAGAAGATTACAGAACTAACAGAAGACGACGTAACTTTTAGAACTGATAAAATTACCGTAAGGTTGTTAAAAGATGAGTTTAAAAAATGA
- a CDS encoding cation diffusion facilitator family transporter gives MISNKRAILLSLCTSVVLMLAKFVAYFITNSNAILTDAAESIVNVLASGFAFYSIYLSTLPKDENHPYGHGKVEFFSAFVEGVLIGVAGVFILGKSIYSLFYGNTVSDLYDGALIIGATGIVNLIVGWYLIRTGKANKSLTLEADGKHLLTDAISSAGLVIGIIIIQLTQVLWLDSLISIILGLYILYNGYKLTRTSVGGLMDESNLELVEEVVAILQQNRQQSWIDIHNLRAQQYGADLHIDCHVTLPYYFDLNKVHHEISSIDKLINQSVSRQTELFIHADPCLPACCYYCKMENCAVRTEAFKGEINWNMENVTKNQKHFER, from the coding sequence TTGATATCTAACAAAAGAGCCATATTGCTATCGCTTTGCACCAGTGTTGTATTGATGCTAGCTAAATTTGTAGCCTATTTTATTACCAACTCTAACGCTATTTTAACCGATGCTGCAGAGAGTATTGTAAATGTGCTAGCCAGCGGATTTGCGTTCTACAGCATTTATTTGTCTACCTTACCAAAAGACGAAAATCATCCGTATGGGCACGGTAAAGTAGAGTTTTTTTCTGCCTTTGTAGAGGGGGTACTTATTGGGGTTGCTGGAGTCTTTATTTTAGGTAAATCTATTTACAGCCTTTTTTATGGTAATACCGTTTCAGATTTGTATGATGGTGCTTTAATTATTGGGGCAACAGGCATTGTTAATCTCATTGTTGGTTGGTATTTGATTAGAACTGGTAAGGCAAATAAATCTTTAACCTTAGAAGCCGATGGAAAGCACTTGCTTACTGATGCTATTAGCAGTGCAGGCTTAGTCATTGGAATTATCATCATTCAGCTCACCCAAGTTTTATGGCTAGATAGTTTGATCTCGATTATTTTAGGATTGTACATCCTTTATAACGGTTACAAGCTTACGCGTACATCGGTTGGTGGTTTAATGGATGAAAGTAATTTAGAACTGGTTGAAGAAGTGGTTGCTATTTTACAGCAAAACCGACAACAAAGTTGGATAGATATACACAACCTAAGGGCGCAGCAGTACGGTGCCGACTTGCATATTGATTGCCACGTTACCTTGCCTTATTATTTTGATTTAAACAAAGTTCATCATGAAATTTCGAGTATTGATAAATTGATTAACCAATCCGTTAGTCGACAAACAGAGCTGTTTATTCATGCAGATCCTTGTTTGCCAGCTTGTTGCTACTACTGTAAAATGGAGAACTGTGCTGTTAGAACCGAAGCTTTTAAGGGAGAAATTAATTGGAACATGGAGAACGTGACAAAAAACCAGAAGCATTTTGAAAGATGA